A single window of Agromyces aureus DNA harbors:
- a CDS encoding MFS transporter has protein sequence MTLPPEPPADAPRNFPPSPLTPADGAAATIGVTTDHVEAVSEAGARKGRILAWGLWDWGSAAFNAVVTTFVFTVYLTGESFGPKGTVEAQLGWALAIAGLLIALLAPITGQRSDTSGRRKLWLAVNTYIVVLITLAMFFVLPAPEYLMLGLFLVAAGNVFFEFAGVNYNAMLVQVSTPRSIGKVSGFGWGMGYVGGIVLLLVVYFGFIQPEVGLFGVTNANGLDVRVTMLVSAIWFGLFALPVLLAVPEYRNPAAVDRGKVGFFASYARLGRDIKRLWNEQRDTVWFLLASAVFRDGLAGVFTFGGVLAASVFGFSPGEVIIFAIAANVVAGVSTIAVGALDDRLGAKPVIITALIGLVVSGLIVFFLHDGGQIVFWTAGLALCLFVGPAQSASRTFLARLIPAGREGEVFGLYATTGRAVSFLAPTAFALFVTIGGEPYFGILGIVLVIALGLALLIPVKAAPVRR, from the coding sequence ATGACGCTTCCCCCCGAGCCCCCCGCCGATGCACCCCGCAACTTCCCGCCCTCGCCCCTGACGCCCGCCGACGGTGCGGCCGCGACCATCGGCGTGACGACCGACCACGTGGAGGCCGTCTCCGAGGCCGGAGCGCGCAAGGGCCGGATCCTCGCCTGGGGCCTGTGGGACTGGGGTTCGGCCGCCTTCAACGCGGTCGTGACCACGTTCGTGTTCACCGTGTACCTCACGGGCGAATCCTTCGGGCCGAAGGGCACCGTCGAGGCGCAGCTCGGCTGGGCGCTCGCGATCGCGGGCCTGCTGATCGCGCTGCTCGCGCCGATCACGGGTCAGCGCTCCGACACGAGCGGACGCCGCAAGCTCTGGCTCGCCGTGAACACGTACATCGTCGTGCTCATCACGCTCGCCATGTTCTTCGTGCTACCGGCGCCCGAGTACCTGATGCTCGGCCTGTTCCTCGTGGCCGCGGGCAACGTGTTCTTCGAGTTCGCGGGCGTGAACTACAACGCGATGCTCGTGCAGGTGTCGACGCCGCGCTCGATCGGCAAGGTCTCGGGCTTCGGCTGGGGCATGGGCTACGTCGGCGGCATCGTGCTGCTGCTCGTCGTCTACTTCGGCTTCATCCAGCCCGAGGTCGGGCTCTTCGGCGTGACGAACGCGAACGGGCTCGATGTGCGCGTCACCATGCTGGTGTCGGCGATCTGGTTCGGGCTCTTCGCCCTGCCCGTGCTGCTCGCCGTGCCCGAGTACCGCAACCCCGCCGCCGTCGATCGCGGCAAGGTCGGCTTCTTCGCGTCCTACGCGCGACTCGGCCGCGACATCAAGCGGCTCTGGAACGAGCAGCGCGACACCGTGTGGTTCCTGCTCGCGAGCGCGGTGTTCCGCGACGGCCTCGCCGGCGTCTTCACGTTCGGCGGCGTGCTCGCGGCATCCGTCTTCGGATTCTCGCCCGGCGAGGTGATCATCTTCGCGATCGCGGCCAACGTCGTCGCCGGCGTCTCGACCATCGCGGTCGGTGCGCTCGACGACCGTCTCGGCGCGAAGCCCGTCATCATCACGGCGCTCATCGGCCTCGTCGTCAGCGGCCTGATCGTGTTCTTCCTGCACGACGGCGGCCAGATCGTGTTCTGGACCGCGGGCCTCGCGCTCTGCCTCTTCGTCGGCCCGGCGCAGTCGGCGAGCCGCACGTTCCTCGCACGCCTCATTCCGGCCGGGCGCGAGGGCGAGGTGTTCGGCCTGTACGCCACCACGGGCCGCGCCGTGAGCTTCCTCGCGCCGACGGCGTTCGCGCTGTTCGTCACGATCGGCGGCGAGCCGTACTTCGGCATCCTCGGCATCGTCCTGGTGATCGCGCTCGGGCTCGCGCTGCTGATCCCCGTGAAGGCGGCGCCGGTGCGGCGGTAG
- a CDS encoding TetR/AcrR family transcriptional regulator → MVDTTRAGATKPAAERVQRPQARTTERREAVLKAALNVFGARGYNKGALVEVADQAGMTHAGVLHHFGSKEGLLVAMLKYRDGEEVAGIPERAQVEGPAFLQHLVDTVEENTHRRGVVQAYSVLSGESVTDGHPAHDYFQGRTEGLRSKIAGVLGEVSGNTDEQELRDSASGLIAIMDGLQVQWLLDPDAIDMPRLVGRAMDEVVERLRAQA, encoded by the coding sequence GTGGTGGACACAACGCGAGCCGGGGCCACGAAGCCCGCGGCCGAGCGCGTGCAGCGCCCTCAGGCGCGCACGACCGAACGCCGCGAGGCAGTGCTGAAGGCCGCCCTGAACGTGTTCGGCGCCCGCGGCTACAACAAGGGCGCCCTCGTCGAAGTCGCCGACCAGGCCGGCATGACCCACGCGGGCGTGCTGCACCACTTCGGCTCCAAGGAGGGGCTGCTCGTCGCGATGCTGAAGTACCGCGACGGCGAGGAGGTGGCCGGCATCCCCGAGCGGGCGCAGGTCGAGGGCCCCGCCTTCCTGCAGCACCTCGTCGACACGGTCGAGGAGAACACGCACCGGCGAGGCGTCGTGCAGGCGTACTCGGTGCTCTCCGGAGAATCGGTGACCGACGGGCATCCGGCCCACGACTACTTCCAGGGCCGCACCGAAGGGCTGCGCTCGAAGATCGCCGGCGTGCTCGGCGAGGTCTCGGGCAACACCGACGAGCAGGAACTGCGCGACTCCGCGTCCGGCCTCATCGCGATCATGGACGGCCTGCAGGTGCAATGGCTGCTCGACCCCGACGCCATCGACATGCCGCGACTCGTCGGTCGCGCCATGGACGAGGTGGTCGAGCGCCTGCGCGCGCAGGCCTGA